A portion of the Anthonomus grandis grandis chromosome 19, icAntGran1.3, whole genome shotgun sequence genome contains these proteins:
- the LOC126747432 gene encoding uncharacterized protein LOC126747432 isoform X15, which yields MESGVAAQNGPDQGPESPKSKLLGLLPDQYTQIIIKASENEDFEGLYGKIRLSIATKEEALLWIRRFELKNLCSYRGQKSWSYDPELKVYQKKFVCAHRTTPEDPEGGSQPHCDSTIVFTLCSDPRTYPSQATVRLLRHHRTSPPPAGELRVTFCEYYVRGHSPFSALVCHKCDIHSKFGPTFYDAVPKGTVCPSYNWCSSEYKRLFSRHFRTSSFDGDEISRTIEGYNKQFVSPCADIHEGSLVVCTPLMKSVFHSGFGEDLITLKTLCSSKGQKVVLFLCHTPIGSFPFGIIITSSTNISGGIRCLLGMLNASNYKPATIILDENMAISACLKETFPDSQLIFNEFQMLQSIWRVIRLVCQGDNEEFQALYEIFFQTLNSVCEEDFSRNLDSLMVYAEKHPKLASFLNYFKQRSSAYVLYAKPKVDFNTDVLNYTDSGTMLLQDVTVKYSEHFNLTQLFDFVTNNYMDHYERKLRKIIQGDLRGYFKTNFYVPLTRLIDFTVQKITDTEFLVCLNDFKYFVNAELDTCTCQVGLQGGSCVHQYIVEKTLGLLPECYTPIEEYMTNIFKSILAHKESLRVLRQEQPQQEPLGKLPELPGGSEEFEEPLCEDQELLNDQEHFNRESGELEWQEVIEAPPSEGRERVFTPVEEFMEPLCLSGEDDSLENNKKETENIDKLAPQDINQSFINEAPLEEIFTEHPVRLEILPSEETDMPQGLFRNEAAVVEEIVTNNMIQDGTVDSQTEDVVVLQDCLVDSSILYSYITDDGEDRGETGFQTADPVLPPEPQQEILEELQPNAQFSEYKVMEDGLLTEITVQTDNVLTTDSFDDSNMIMVSPTEVLLEEEEEEEAPRTEPKINVLSSLVIKPPKKTSLDLDSDVTEDAYEIEISQGDPENLIKLNSPKKPQVFKQVSPKKLPSPFKISQSQEDFTKMVKELRSQKNPKVVPQKRPLKLNLAKIQQPSPAKVSKPKKPKKLTVKAQVHAEALLPSPIKINKVAPKRAEAKSKPREEVTIQSVSKGKGPMVKPLSLKEFLSQNPQQAVPPPPKEKPSEPPQILAKLLNRANHYKLCSLQCKEVHSELEDLSDDSDLDEYDFEEDILSDCDSIVEQEIYDDEEDLGRSISPPQSVQGREDGIKKPDLKDDELSFLLNDPRFEMEVETEERAENQIEYVTEEEHEGAELNGLLKDLGFNDASSRNLIQEVKIVIPKTPKEGCESKKRLAGKKTAATKIRGLKSHSLLQRLKKKRFARSDPAGLRALGVQRKNSAKTGSVGLEALGIERNKSAKIDSVGFGALGGERKNSAKPDFVGLGALGVQRKKSAKTDSVGLGALGGERKNSDKTDFVGLRALGVRRKNYAKAASVSLGALGVERKNSANPDFVGVKALDVEKKTSDKNRPISLRTAKKRTTPSKASLLGSDNNKLTNKDPEAPGSTQGVNKEPVQEPPKKKARNSKLPKKIAPAGAINGSACAPYTIYAIVQNAPQGPVLCPLVLDPKNTSVLTYKPLVVGSSSADKEPPPGNQKPEQEPKMQAVKEEKAERVTRSGVKPVLEYRKRKGRFRGRKTEAEVKKNLFESGKKKSSESPVDFESSITASVVERADPAGASSVKYEDAFKRFLEAEAYAPPPAPDTRCPAKKPRKRRRPRSILLRKRVSKNKNKRADAREAVPSNVVSPPKRKRGRPLKSLVDHPKSLVDPPKSLVDPPKSEKFELIILLERDEEIEQRCVEYSRHVTRRRSLGRRWTTGASPGTRGGRKGYLELLEVARQKKSF from the exons aaaaaattCGTTTGCGCCCACCGAACAACGCCCGAGGACCCGGAAGGCGGGTCCCAACCGCACTGCGACTCCACAATCGTTTTCACACTCTG CTCGGACCCCCGCACTTACCCCTCGCAGGCCACGGTCCGGTTGTTGCGTCATCACAGAACCTCCCCACCACCCGCCGGGGAGCTTCGCGTCACTTTCTGCGAGTACTACGTGCGAGGCCACTCGCCCTTCTCGGCCCTCGTGTGCCACAAATGCGACATCCACAGCAAATTCGGCCCCACGTTCTACGACGCCGTACCCAAAGGCACCGTCTGTCCCTCGTACAACTGGTGCTCGAGCGAGTACAAACGTCTGTTTTCCAGACATTTCCGCACATCCTCCTTTGATGGCGACGAAATATCGAGAACCATCGAGGGTTATAACAAACAGTTCGTCTCGCCTTGCGCGGATATTCATGAGGGTTCTCTGGTCGTTTGCACCCCTTTAATGAAAAGCGTCTTTCACTCGGGTTTCGGGGAGGATCTGATCACTTTGAAGACCTTATGCTCGTCCAAGGGACAAAAGGTCGTCCTGTTCCTCTGTCACACTCCCATCGGGTCCTTCCCTTTTGGGATTATCATCACTAGTTCCACAAACATCTCGGGGGGCATAAGGTGCCTGCTCGGCATGCTTAACGCGAGCAATTACAAGCCGGCCACCATAATCCTGGACGAGAACATGGCCATAAGCGCCTGCTTGAAAGAGACTTTCCCGGATTCCCAGTTGATATTCAACGAGTTTCAAATGTTACAGTCGATTTGGAGGGTGATTAGGCTGGTGTGCCAGGGGGACAACGAGGAGTTCCAGGCCCTCTACGAGATCTTCTTTCAGACCCTGAACAGCGTTTGCGAGGAGGACTTTTCGAGGAATTTGGACTCTTTGATGGTCTATGCGGAAAAGCATCCCAAGCTGGCCAGTTTTCTGAACTATTTCAAGCAAAGATCCAGCGCCTACGTCCTTTATGCCAAACCTAAGGTGGATTTTAACACGGACGTGTTAAATTACACCGACTCCGGCACCATGTTGCTCCAGGACGTCACCGTCAAGTACTCGGAGCACTTCAACCTCACTCAACTCTTCGACTTCGTCACCAATAACTACATGGACCATTATGAGCGTAAATTACGGAAAATAATCCAAGGGGACCTCCGGGGGTACTTCAAGACCAACTTCTACGTCCCCCTGACCCGACTGATCGACTTCACGGTCCAGAAAATCACCGACACGGAATTCCTCGTCTGTCTCAACGATTTCAAGTATTTCGTTAACGCGGAACTGGACACCTGCACGTGCCAAGTGGGCCTGCAGGGCGGCTCCTGCGTGCACCAATACATCGTCGAAAAAACCCTCGGGCTGTTGCCGGAATGTTACACCCCCATAGAGGAGTACATGACGAACATCTTCAAGTCCATTTTGGCGCATAAAGAGAGCTTGAGAGTCCTGAGGCAAGAACAGCCGCAGCAGGAACCCTTGGGGAAACTCCCCGAGCTGCCAGGAGGGTCCGAGGAGTTTGAGGAGCCCCTTTGTGAGGATCAAGAGTTGCTCAACGACCAGGAGCACTTTAATCGGGAATCAGGGGAGCTGGAGTGGCAGGAAGTGATCGAGGCGCCCCCCTCAGAGGGTCGGGAGCGCGTCTTTACCCCCGTAGAGGAGTTTATGGAGCCCCTTTGTCTATCGGGGGAGGACGACTCTttggaaaacaacaaaaaagagaCGGAGAATATCGATAAGTTGGCACCGCAAGATATTAATCAGTCGTTCATCAATGAGGCCCCCCTGGAAGAAATATTCACGGAGCACCCTGTGCGGCTGGAAATTCTGCCCAGTGAAGAGACGGACATGCCTCAGGGGTTGTTCCGTAACGAGGCGGCCGTCGTAGAGGAGATCGTGACTAATAACATGATCCAGGACGGTACCGTGGACAGTCAGACGGAGGACGTGGTGGTGCTGCAGGACTGTTTGGTCGACTCCTCAATACTTTATAGTTACATCACCGATGACGGGGAGGATCGGGGGGAAACGGGGTTCCAGACGGCGGACCCTGTGCTTCCCCCGGAGCCCCAACAAGAAATTTTAGAGGAACTGCAACCGAACGCGCAGTTCTCCGAATATAAAGTGATGGAGGACGGGTTGCTGACCGAAATCACCGTGCAAACCGATAACGTGCTGACGACCGACTCGTTTGACGACAGCAACATGATAATGGTGTCTCCGACGGAGGTTTTGttggaggaggaggaggaggaggaggcgCCGCGAACGGAGCCGAAGATCAACGTTTTATCCTCGCTAGTGATAAAACCCCCCAAGAAAACCTCGTTGGATCTCGACTCGGACGTCACCGAGGACGCTTACGAGATCGAAATCTCCCAGGGGGATCCGGAGAACCTCATCAAGCTCAACTCACCCAAGAAGCCGCAGGTTTTCAAGCAAGTCTCCCCCAAGAAGCTCCCGAGCCCCTTCAAGATCTCACAGTCCCAAGAGGATTTCACGAAGATGGTCAAGGAGCTGAGGTCTCAAAAGAATCCGAAAGTGGTTCCCCAGAAGAGGCCGCTGAAGTTAAACCTGGCGAAGATCCAGCAACCCTCACCGGCAAAAGTAAGCAAACCGAAGAAGCCAAAGAAGTTAACAGTGAAGGCTCAGGTGCATGCGGAGGCTTTACTTCCCTCGccgataaaaattaacaaagtgGCCCCTAAGCGGGCCGAAGCGAAGTCGAAACCGCGTGAGGAGGTCACCATCCAGAGCGTCTCCAAAGGCAAGGGGCCCATGGTCAAGCCGTTGAGTTTAAAGGAGTTTTTATCGCAAAACCCCCAGCAAGCTGTGCCTCCTCCCCCCAAAGAAAAACCGTCGGAACCTCCTCAAATCCTCGCGAAACTCCTGAACCGAGCGAACCATTACAAACTGTGCAGCCTGCAGTGCAAAGAGGTCCATTCCGAGCTGGAGGACCTCTCGGACGATTCCGACCTGGACGAGTACGATTTCGAGGAGGACATCTTGTCGGACTGCGACAGTATCGTGGAGCAAGAGATCTACGACGACGAGGAGGACCTGGGAAGGTCAATTTCACCCCCTCAAAGTGTCCAGGGGAGGGAGGACGGTATAAAGAAGCCGGACCTCAAGGACGACGAGTTGTCCTTCCTGCTGAACGATCCGCGTTTCGAAATGGAGGTGGAAACTGAGGAGAGAGCGGAAAACCAGATCGAGTACGTCACCGAGGAGGAGCACGAAGGGGCCGAACTGAACGGGCTACTAAAAGATTTGGGTTTTAACGACGCCTCCTCGAGAAACCTCATTCAGGAGGTGAAGATCGTCATCCCGAAAACCCCCAAGGAAGGTTGCGAGAGTAAAAAGCGCCTTGCAGGCAAGAAAACTGCCGCTACGAAGATTAGAGGCCTTAAATCGCACTCGCTCCTACAGAGGCTTAAGAAGAAGAGATTTGCTAGAAGTGACCCTGCTGGTCTGAGGGCCTTGGGTGTTCAGAGGAAGAATTCTGCTAAAACAGGCTCTGTTGGTCTCGAGGCCTTAGGTATTGAGAGGAATAAATCTGCTAAAATAGACTCTGTTGGTTTCGGGGCTTTAGGTGGAGAGAGGAAGAATTCTGCTAAGCCAGACTTTGTTGGTCTTGGGGCCTTAGGTGTTCAGAGGAAGAAATCTGCTAAAACAGACTCTGTTGGTCTCGGGGCCTTAG GTGGAGAGAGGAAGAATTCTGATAAAACAGATTTTGTTGGTCTGAGGGCCTTGGGTGTTCGGAGGAAGAATTATGCTAAAGCAGCCTCTGTTAGTCTCGGGGCCTTAGGTGTTGAGAGGAAGAATTCTGCTAACCCAGACTTTGTTGGTGTGAAGGCCTTGGATGTTGAAAAGAAGACCTCTGATAAAAACCGCCCTATTTCCCTTAGGACTGCGAAAAAAAGAACTACCCCTAGTAAAGCCTCTCTCTTGGGTTCTGACAATAACAAACTGACAAATAAAGACCCCGAGGCACCGGGGTCAACGCAAGGGGTCAATAAGGAGCCGGTGCAAGAACCCCCCAAGAAAAAGGCGCGCAATTCGAAGTTACCAAAGAAGATCGCGCCCGCGGGAGCGATAAACGGAAGCGCCTGCGCCCCCTACACGATTTACGCGATCGTGCAGAACGCGCCCCAGGGACCCGTGCTGTGCCCCCTGGTGCTCGACCCCAAGAACACGTCGGTTTTGACTTATAAGCCCCTGGTGGTCGGGTCGAGTAGCGCGGATAAGGAGCCTCCCCCGGGCAACCAAAAGCCTGAGCAAGAACCAAAGATGCAAGCGGTTAAGGAAGAAAAGGCGGAAAGGGTGACTAGGAGCGGGGTGAAACCGGTGCTAGAGTACCGGAAGCGCAAGGGCAGATTCCGGGGCAGAAAAACAGAGGCGGAAGTGAAGAAAAATCTCTTTGAAAGTGGGAAGAAAAAGTCGTCGGAGAGCCCGGTTGACTTTGAGTCGTCCATAACGGCGTCCGTGGTCGAGAGGGCGGATCCCGCGGGGGCGTCCTCGGTCAAATACGAGGACGCCTTCAAGCGGTTCTTGGAGGCGGAGGCCTACGCGCCGCCCCCCGCTCCGGACACCCGATGTCCCGCTAAAAAACCGCGGAAGCGACGCCGCCCCCGTAGCATACTACTCCGGAAACGCGTCTCAAAGAATAAGAACAAAAGAGCGGACGCGCGAGAGGCGGTGCCGTCAAATGTGGTTTCGCCCCCTAAACGGAAGAGGGGGCGGCCTCTGAAGAGTCTCGTCGACCACCCAAAGAGTCTCGTCGATCCCCCAAAGAGTCTCGTCGACCCCCCAAAGAGCGAAAAGTTCGAGTTGATAATTTTGCTGGAGCGGGACGAGGAGATCGAGCAGAGGTGCGTGGAATATTCGAGACACGTGACCAGGAGGAGGTCCTTGGGGAGGAGGTGGACGACGGGGGCCTCCCCCGGAACCAGGGGCGGCCGGAAGGGGTACTTGGAGCTGTTGGAGGTCGCCAGGCAGAAGAAGAGTTTTTGA
- the LOC126747432 gene encoding uncharacterized protein LOC126747432 isoform X9, producing MESGVAAQNGPDQGPESPKSKLLGLLPDQYTQIIIKASENEDFEGLYGKIRLSIATKEEALLWIRRFELKNLCSYRGQKSWSYDPELKVYQKKFVCAHRTTPEDPEGGSQPHCDSTIVFTLCSDPRTYPSQATVRLLRHHRTSPPPAGELRVTFCEYYVRGHSPFSALVCHKCDIHSKFGPTFYDAVPKGTVCPSYNWCSSEYKRLFSRHFRTSSFDGDEISRTIEGYNKQFVSPCADIHEGSLVVCTPLMKSVFHSGFGEDLITLKTLCSSKGQKVVLFLCHTPIGSFPFGIIITSSTNISGGIRCLLGMLNASNYKPATIILDENMAISACLKETFPDSQLIFNEFQMLQSIWRVIRLVCQGDNEEFQALYEIFFQTLNSVCEEDFSRNLDSLMVYAEKHPKLASFLNYFKQRSSAYVLYAKPKVDFNTDVLNYTDSGTMLLQDVTVKYSEHFNLTQLFDFVTNNYMDHYERKLRKIIQGDLRGYFKTNFYVPLTRLIDFTVQKITDTEFLVCLNDFKYFVNAELDTCTCQVGLQGGSCVHQYIVEKTLGLLPECYTPIEEYMTNIFKSILAHKESLRVLRQEQPQQEPLGKLPELPGGSEEFEEPLCEDQELLNDQEHFNRESGELEWQEVIEAPPSEGRERVFTPVEEFMEPLCLSGEDDSLENNKKETENIDKLAPQDINQSFINEAPLEEIFTEHPVRLEILPSEETDMPQGLFRNEAAVVEEIVTNNMIQDGTVDSQTEDVVVLQDCLVDSSILYSYITDDGEDRGETGFQTADPVLPPEPQQEILEELQPNAQFSEYKVMEDGLLTEITVQTDNVLTTDSFDDSNMIMVSPTEVLLEEEEEEEAPRTEPKINVLSSLVIKPPKKTSLDLDSDVTEDAYEIEISQGDPENLIKLNSPKKPQVFKQVSPKKLPSPFKISQSQEDFTKMVKELRSQKNPKVVPQKRPLKLNLAKIQQPSPAKVSKPKKPKKLTVKAQVHAEALLPSPIKINKVAPKRAEAKSKPREEVTIQSVSKGKGPMVKPLSLKEFLSQNPQQAVPPPPKEKPSEPPQILAKLLNRANHYKLCSLQCKEVHSELEDLSDDSDLDEYDFEEDILSDCDSIVEQEIYDDEEDLGRSISPPQSVQGREDGIKKPDLKDDELSFLLNDPRFEMEVETEERAENQIEYVTEEEHEGAELNGLLKDLGFNDASSRNLIQEVKIVIPKTPKEGCESKKRLAGKKTAATKIRGLKSHSLLQRLKKKRFARSDPAGLRALGVQRKNSAKTGSVGLEALGIERNKSAKIDSVGFGALGGERKNSAKPDFVGLGALGVQRKKSDKTDSVGLRALGGERKNSDKTDFVGLDALGVQRKKSDKTDSVGLRALGGERKNSDKTDFVGLDALGVQRKKSAKTGSVGLEALGIERNKSAKIDSVGLGALGGERKNSDKTDFVGLRALGVRRKNYAKAASVSLGALGVERKNSANPDFVGVKALDVEKKTSDKNRPISLRTAKKRTTPSKASLLGSDNNKLTNKDPEAPGSTQGVNKEPVQEPPKKKARNSKLPKKIAPAGAINGSACAPYTIYAIVQNAPQGPVLCPLVLDPKNTSVLTYKPLVVGSSSADKEPPPGNQKPEQEPKMQAVKEEKAERVTRSGVKPVLEYRKRKGRFRGRKTEAEVKKNLFESGKKKSSESPVDFESSITASVVERADPAGASSVKYEDAFKRFLEAEAYAPPPAPDTRCPAKKPRKRRRPRSILLRKRVSKNKNKRADAREAVPSNVVSPPKRKRGRPLKSLVDHPKSLVDPPKSLVDPPKSEKFELIILLERDEEIEQRCVEYSRHVTRRRSLGRRWTTGASPGTRGGRKGYLELLEVARQKKSF from the exons aaaaaattCGTTTGCGCCCACCGAACAACGCCCGAGGACCCGGAAGGCGGGTCCCAACCGCACTGCGACTCCACAATCGTTTTCACACTCTG CTCGGACCCCCGCACTTACCCCTCGCAGGCCACGGTCCGGTTGTTGCGTCATCACAGAACCTCCCCACCACCCGCCGGGGAGCTTCGCGTCACTTTCTGCGAGTACTACGTGCGAGGCCACTCGCCCTTCTCGGCCCTCGTGTGCCACAAATGCGACATCCACAGCAAATTCGGCCCCACGTTCTACGACGCCGTACCCAAAGGCACCGTCTGTCCCTCGTACAACTGGTGCTCGAGCGAGTACAAACGTCTGTTTTCCAGACATTTCCGCACATCCTCCTTTGATGGCGACGAAATATCGAGAACCATCGAGGGTTATAACAAACAGTTCGTCTCGCCTTGCGCGGATATTCATGAGGGTTCTCTGGTCGTTTGCACCCCTTTAATGAAAAGCGTCTTTCACTCGGGTTTCGGGGAGGATCTGATCACTTTGAAGACCTTATGCTCGTCCAAGGGACAAAAGGTCGTCCTGTTCCTCTGTCACACTCCCATCGGGTCCTTCCCTTTTGGGATTATCATCACTAGTTCCACAAACATCTCGGGGGGCATAAGGTGCCTGCTCGGCATGCTTAACGCGAGCAATTACAAGCCGGCCACCATAATCCTGGACGAGAACATGGCCATAAGCGCCTGCTTGAAAGAGACTTTCCCGGATTCCCAGTTGATATTCAACGAGTTTCAAATGTTACAGTCGATTTGGAGGGTGATTAGGCTGGTGTGCCAGGGGGACAACGAGGAGTTCCAGGCCCTCTACGAGATCTTCTTTCAGACCCTGAACAGCGTTTGCGAGGAGGACTTTTCGAGGAATTTGGACTCTTTGATGGTCTATGCGGAAAAGCATCCCAAGCTGGCCAGTTTTCTGAACTATTTCAAGCAAAGATCCAGCGCCTACGTCCTTTATGCCAAACCTAAGGTGGATTTTAACACGGACGTGTTAAATTACACCGACTCCGGCACCATGTTGCTCCAGGACGTCACCGTCAAGTACTCGGAGCACTTCAACCTCACTCAACTCTTCGACTTCGTCACCAATAACTACATGGACCATTATGAGCGTAAATTACGGAAAATAATCCAAGGGGACCTCCGGGGGTACTTCAAGACCAACTTCTACGTCCCCCTGACCCGACTGATCGACTTCACGGTCCAGAAAATCACCGACACGGAATTCCTCGTCTGTCTCAACGATTTCAAGTATTTCGTTAACGCGGAACTGGACACCTGCACGTGCCAAGTGGGCCTGCAGGGCGGCTCCTGCGTGCACCAATACATCGTCGAAAAAACCCTCGGGCTGTTGCCGGAATGTTACACCCCCATAGAGGAGTACATGACGAACATCTTCAAGTCCATTTTGGCGCATAAAGAGAGCTTGAGAGTCCTGAGGCAAGAACAGCCGCAGCAGGAACCCTTGGGGAAACTCCCCGAGCTGCCAGGAGGGTCCGAGGAGTTTGAGGAGCCCCTTTGTGAGGATCAAGAGTTGCTCAACGACCAGGAGCACTTTAATCGGGAATCAGGGGAGCTGGAGTGGCAGGAAGTGATCGAGGCGCCCCCCTCAGAGGGTCGGGAGCGCGTCTTTACCCCCGTAGAGGAGTTTATGGAGCCCCTTTGTCTATCGGGGGAGGACGACTCTttggaaaacaacaaaaaagagaCGGAGAATATCGATAAGTTGGCACCGCAAGATATTAATCAGTCGTTCATCAATGAGGCCCCCCTGGAAGAAATATTCACGGAGCACCCTGTGCGGCTGGAAATTCTGCCCAGTGAAGAGACGGACATGCCTCAGGGGTTGTTCCGTAACGAGGCGGCCGTCGTAGAGGAGATCGTGACTAATAACATGATCCAGGACGGTACCGTGGACAGTCAGACGGAGGACGTGGTGGTGCTGCAGGACTGTTTGGTCGACTCCTCAATACTTTATAGTTACATCACCGATGACGGGGAGGATCGGGGGGAAACGGGGTTCCAGACGGCGGACCCTGTGCTTCCCCCGGAGCCCCAACAAGAAATTTTAGAGGAACTGCAACCGAACGCGCAGTTCTCCGAATATAAAGTGATGGAGGACGGGTTGCTGACCGAAATCACCGTGCAAACCGATAACGTGCTGACGACCGACTCGTTTGACGACAGCAACATGATAATGGTGTCTCCGACGGAGGTTTTGttggaggaggaggaggaggaggaggcgCCGCGAACGGAGCCGAAGATCAACGTTTTATCCTCGCTAGTGATAAAACCCCCCAAGAAAACCTCGTTGGATCTCGACTCGGACGTCACCGAGGACGCTTACGAGATCGAAATCTCCCAGGGGGATCCGGAGAACCTCATCAAGCTCAACTCACCCAAGAAGCCGCAGGTTTTCAAGCAAGTCTCCCCCAAGAAGCTCCCGAGCCCCTTCAAGATCTCACAGTCCCAAGAGGATTTCACGAAGATGGTCAAGGAGCTGAGGTCTCAAAAGAATCCGAAAGTGGTTCCCCAGAAGAGGCCGCTGAAGTTAAACCTGGCGAAGATCCAGCAACCCTCACCGGCAAAAGTAAGCAAACCGAAGAAGCCAAAGAAGTTAACAGTGAAGGCTCAGGTGCATGCGGAGGCTTTACTTCCCTCGccgataaaaattaacaaagtgGCCCCTAAGCGGGCCGAAGCGAAGTCGAAACCGCGTGAGGAGGTCACCATCCAGAGCGTCTCCAAAGGCAAGGGGCCCATGGTCAAGCCGTTGAGTTTAAAGGAGTTTTTATCGCAAAACCCCCAGCAAGCTGTGCCTCCTCCCCCCAAAGAAAAACCGTCGGAACCTCCTCAAATCCTCGCGAAACTCCTGAACCGAGCGAACCATTACAAACTGTGCAGCCTGCAGTGCAAAGAGGTCCATTCCGAGCTGGAGGACCTCTCGGACGATTCCGACCTGGACGAGTACGATTTCGAGGAGGACATCTTGTCGGACTGCGACAGTATCGTGGAGCAAGAGATCTACGACGACGAGGAGGACCTGGGAAGGTCAATTTCACCCCCTCAAAGTGTCCAGGGGAGGGAGGACGGTATAAAGAAGCCGGACCTCAAGGACGACGAGTTGTCCTTCCTGCTGAACGATCCGCGTTTCGAAATGGAGGTGGAAACTGAGGAGAGAGCGGAAAACCAGATCGAGTACGTCACCGAGGAGGAGCACGAAGGGGCCGAACTGAACGGGCTACTAAAAGATTTGGGTTTTAACGACGCCTCCTCGAGAAACCTCATTCAGGAGGTGAAGATCGTCATCCCGAAAACCCCCAAGGAAGGTTGCGAGAGTAAAAAGCGCCTTGCAGGCAAGAAAACTGCCGCTACGAAGATTAGAGGCCTTAAATCGCACTCGCTCCTACAGAGGCTTAAGAAGAAGAGATTTGCTAGAAGTGACCCTGCTGGTCTGAGGGCCTTGGGTGTTCAGAGGAAGAATTCTGCTAAAACAGGCTCTGTTGGTCTCGAGGCCTTAGGTATTGAGAGGAATAAATCTGCTAAAATAGACTCTGTTGGTTTCGGGGCTTTAGGTGGAGAGAGGAAGAATTCTGCTAAGCCAGACTTTGTTGGTCTTGGGGCCTTAG GTGTTCAGAGGAAGAAATCTGATAAAACAGACTCTGTTGGTCTCAGGGCCTTAGGTGGAGAGAGGAAGAATTCTGATAAAACAGACTTTGTTGGTCTTGATGCCTTAGGTGTTCAGAGGAAGAAATCTGATAAAACAGACTCTGTTGGTCTCAGGGCCTTAGGTGGAGAGAGGAAGAATTCTGATAAAACAGACTTTGTTGGTCTTGATGCCTTAGGTGTTCAGAGGAAGAAATCTGCTAAAACAGGCTCTGTTGGTCTCGAGGCCTTAGGTATTGAGAGGAATAAATCTGCTAAAATAGACTCTGTTGGTCTTGGGGCTTTAGGTGGAGAGAGGAAGAATTCTGATAAAACAGATTTTGTTGGTCTGAGGGCCTTGGGTGTTCGGAGGAAGAATTATGCTAAAGCAGCCTCTGTTAGTCTCGGGGCCTTAGGTGTTGAGAGGAAGAATTCTGCTAACCCAGACTTTGTTGGTGTGAAGGCCTTGGATGTTGAAAAGAAGACCTCTGATAAAAACCGCCCTATTTCCCTTAGGACTGCGAAAAAAAGAACTACCCCTAGTAAAGCCTCTCTCTTGGGTTCTGACAATAACAAACTGACAAATAAAGACCCCGAGGCACCGGGGTCAACGCAAGGGGTCAATAAGGAGCCGGTGCAAGAACCCCCCAAGAAAAAGGCGCGCAATTCGAAGTTACCAAAGAAGATCGCGCCCGCGGGAGCGATAAACGGAAGCGCCTGCGCCCCCTACACGATTTACGCGATCGTGCAGAACGCGCCCCAGGGACCCGTGCTGTGCCCCCTGGTGCTCGACCCCAAGAACACGTCGGTTTTGACTTATAAGCCCCTGGTGGTCGGGTCGAGTAGCGCGGATAAGGAGCCTCCCCCGGGCAACCAAAAGCCTGAGCAAGAACCAAAGATGCAAGCGGTTAAGGAAGAAAAGGCGGAAAGGGTGACTAGGAGCGGGGTGAAACCGGTGCTAGAGTACCGGAAGCGCAAGGGCAGATTCCGGGGCAGAAAAACAGAGGCGGAAGTGAAGAAAAATCTCTTTGAAAGTGGGAAGAAAAAGTCGTCGGAGAGCCCGGTTGACTTTGAGTCGTCCATAACGGCGTCCGTGGTCGAGAGGGCGGATCCCGCGGGGGCGTCCTCGGTCAAATACGAGGACGCCTTCAAGCGGTTCTTGGAGGCGGAGGCCTACGCGCCGCCCCCCGCTCCGGACACCCGATGTCCCGCTAAAAAACCGCGGAAGCGACGCCGCCCCCGTAGCATACTACTCCGGAAACGCGTCTCAAAGAATAAGAACAAAAGAGCGGACGCGCGAGAGGCGGTGCCGTCAAATGTGGTTTCGCCCCCTAAACGGAAGAGGGGGCGGCCTCTGAAGAGTCTCGTCGACCACCCAAAGAGTCTCGTCGATCCCCCAAAGAGTCTCGTCGACCCCCCAAAGAGCGAAAAGTTCGAGTTGATAATTTTGCTGGAGCGGGACGAGGAGATCGAGCAGAGGTGCGTGGAATATTCGAGACACGTGACCAGGAGGAGGTCCTTGGGGAGGAGGTGGACGACGGGGGCCTCCCCCGGAACCAGGGGCGGCCGGAAGGGGTACTTGGAGCTGTTGGAGGTCGCCAGGCAGAAGAAGAGTTTTTGA